The following proteins come from a genomic window of Methanocalculus alkaliphilus:
- a CDS encoding HIT family protein, which yields MTPLLVNTPRKLFPAFTWFDLYPVSPGHLLLIPFRHVASFFEATEAEQAALLSLVHDARRLLDERYAPDGYTIGVNIGAAAGQSVMHLHLHVIPRYQGDMEEPKGGVRGVIPGKQGYLSGIHC from the coding sequence ATGACACCTCTCCTCGTGAATACTCCTCGCAAGCTTTTCCCGGCTTTCACCTGGTTCGACCTCTACCCGGTCAGCCCCGGCCACCTCCTCCTCATCCCCTTCCGGCACGTGGCCTCATTCTTCGAGGCGACCGAGGCCGAACAGGCCGCCCTCCTCTCCCTCGTCCATGATGCCCGTCGGCTGCTCGACGAGCGGTACGCCCCCGACGGCTACACTATCGGCGTGAACATCGGGGCGGCGGCCGGCCAGAGCGTGATGCATCTCCATCTGCATGTGATCCCACGGTATCAAGGGGATATGGAGGAGCCAAAAGGCGGGGTGAGAGGGGTGATCCCGGGGAAGCAGGGGTACTTGAGTGGGATTCATTGTTGA
- a CDS encoding PEP/pyruvate-binding domain-containing protein: protein MPSSDAGSENVILDLVAVWACDKARTGGKGAHLARLIHAGFPVPEGFCLTTTLYRKLTDDPTISRLIDELESISAAESDALHDLAGRIRDEIRGKELPFDVLKAIERRIDAKASYSVRSSATAEDLPTASFAGQHDTLLDITGIEAITRAILQCMASLYTDRAVSYRVANNIPHRDVSMAVVVQQMIEADISGVLFTADPVSGRRTTASIDAAFGPGEGVVSGTVTAENIRLDRRTGEVLGIEVHTGNKITQDGGGLDVHILTEKQIQKLYAGGEAIERLFGSPQDIEWSFEGEYLWILQSRPITTLFPIPEPRPDGDGLHVYYSWNHRQGMTEAMPPLVVDYWIQTMDALFHRIGFAPATGSLGATAGGLVYFDVTPFLTSKRLFPYLREGLSEFDQQSVYLLDDIVFRRRDEMAEVSLLRGLSPGRSLIAGLRLGYTICLTLLSILHGLVTKTYEQVPARSRRWADQSVGEMILAIRSAETGEDRIRMALEKNKEFVWTAMKQALLLWNIFVYRALLRRVSNPSDDEFEALERGLSENVTTTMMLELGDITDRARDSSPVRDAIIHGGDLEEIRRVDDGDLFVSAFTTYLQRYGFRAPSEIEFSRPRYDEAPSMLLQSVRASLRREVRGGHRRQIRELEARAEDVIADLEKAARRGFFGFLKPRLVRAFALRYRKYLSIREITKYALSQLIAETRHQVLAAGELLKREGGLREAEDVWMYTMDELQSALRDPKKPLDIDLNQRRADFHRHQTLRAPAVITSDGEVPRGAMPEGAGDGGLTGIATSGGVAEGVVRVILYPGDAALRQGEILVAPHTDPGWTPLFLNAAGLITNVGGVMTHGSLVAREYGIPSVVLAGATDTLRTGQRIRLDGNHGIIELLEND, encoded by the coding sequence ATGCCATCCTCAGACGCTGGTTCAGAGAACGTTATTCTGGATCTGGTTGCGGTTTGGGCTTGTGATAAGGCTCGGACAGGAGGGAAAGGTGCACATCTTGCCAGACTTATCCATGCCGGATTTCCCGTCCCGGAAGGTTTCTGCCTGACAACAACCCTCTACCGCAAGCTCACAGATGATCCAACGATAAGCCGGCTGATTGATGAGCTTGAGAGTATTTCTGCGGCAGAGAGCGACGCACTGCATGATCTGGCAGGCAGAATACGAGACGAGATCCGGGGCAAAGAGCTGCCTTTCGATGTTCTGAAAGCTATTGAGCGTCGTATTGATGCAAAGGCCTCCTATAGTGTCCGTTCAAGTGCGACGGCAGAAGACCTTCCAACCGCGTCATTTGCCGGCCAGCATGACACACTTCTTGACATAACCGGCATCGAAGCCATCACCCGTGCAATTCTTCAGTGTATGGCCAGCCTCTATACTGACAGGGCTGTCTCATATCGTGTAGCCAATAACATTCCCCACCGGGATGTCTCGATGGCTGTTGTGGTTCAGCAGATGATTGAAGCCGATATCTCCGGTGTACTTTTCACCGCCGATCCGGTGAGTGGAAGGCGAACGACTGCATCTATTGATGCCGCCTTCGGACCGGGTGAGGGGGTCGTCTCCGGAACAGTCACAGCAGAAAACATCCGTCTGGATCGGAGAACTGGTGAGGTTCTGGGAATTGAGGTGCATACAGGCAATAAAATAACGCAAGACGGAGGAGGACTGGATGTTCACATCCTGACAGAAAAACAGATACAAAAGCTGTATGCAGGTGGTGAGGCAATTGAACGGCTCTTTGGATCTCCACAGGATATCGAGTGGTCATTTGAAGGTGAATATCTCTGGATACTGCAATCGCGTCCTATTACGACACTTTTTCCGATTCCAGAACCGCGACCGGATGGTGATGGCCTCCATGTCTACTATAGCTGGAATCACCGGCAGGGGATGACCGAGGCGATGCCCCCGCTCGTCGTCGACTACTGGATCCAGACGATGGATGCATTGTTTCACCGGATCGGGTTTGCCCCTGCAACCGGCTCCCTCGGGGCAACTGCCGGGGGCCTCGTATACTTCGATGTTACTCCGTTTCTTACCTCAAAGAGGCTCTTCCCTTATCTCAGGGAAGGGCTCAGTGAGTTTGACCAGCAGTCTGTGTACCTGCTTGATGACATCGTTTTCCGGCGGCGTGATGAGATGGCAGAGGTTTCCCTGCTCCGTGGGCTATCACCTGGCAGGTCTCTCATCGCCGGGCTGCGCCTTGGGTATACCATCTGCCTGACACTTTTATCCATTCTCCACGGGCTGGTCACGAAAACCTATGAACAGGTGCCTGCAAGAAGCCGGAGATGGGCGGATCAGTCGGTGGGGGAGATGATTCTGGCCATCCGCTCGGCAGAAACTGGGGAAGACCGCATACGGATGGCCCTCGAGAAGAATAAGGAATTTGTCTGGACTGCCATGAAACAGGCATTGCTCCTCTGGAACATCTTCGTCTACCGGGCTCTCCTCAGGAGGGTTTCCAATCCATCGGATGATGAATTTGAGGCGCTTGAACGGGGGTTGTCAGAGAACGTCACGACAACCATGATGCTTGAACTCGGGGATATCACGGATCGTGCCCGTGATTCTTCTCCTGTGCGTGATGCTATCATACATGGAGGTGATCTTGAGGAGATTCGCCGTGTGGATGATGGAGATCTGTTTGTATCTGCATTTACGACCTATCTTCAGCGGTATGGATTCCGGGCGCCATCTGAGATTGAGTTTAGCCGTCCCCGCTATGATGAGGCTCCATCAATGCTCCTCCAATCGGTCAGAGCGTCCTTGCGAAGGGAAGTTCGAGGCGGCCATCGAAGACAGATCAGGGAGCTGGAAGCACGGGCAGAGGATGTGATCGCGGACCTTGAGAAGGCAGCACGGCGAGGGTTTTTCGGATTCCTGAAACCCCGCCTGGTCAGGGCCTTTGCCTTGCGATACAGGAAATATCTCTCGATCCGGGAAATCACCAAATACGCTCTCTCCCAGCTTATCGCCGAGACGAGACATCAGGTGCTGGCTGCAGGAGAGCTCCTGAAGAGAGAAGGCGGGCTCAGAGAGGCAGAGGATGTATGGATGTATACGATGGACGAACTTCAGTCTGCACTGAGGGACCCCAAAAAACCTCTTGATATCGATCTCAACCAGCGAAGAGCAGACTTTCACCGCCACCAGACGCTTCGTGCTCCGGCGGTTATCACAAGTGATGGTGAAGTACCCCGTGGAGCCATGCCTGAGGGTGCCGGTGATGGTGGGCTCACCGGAATTGCAACCTCGGGAGGTGTGGCAGAAGGGGTTGTCCGTGTCATCCTGTACCCCGGCGATGCTGCACTCCGCCAGGGTGAGATCCTTGTTGCACCTCATACGGATCCCGGGTGGACACCGCTCTTCCTCAATGCTGCCGGACTGATCACCAATGTCGGTGGTGTTATGACGCACGGCTCACTCGTTGCCAGGGAATATGGCATTCCGTCAGTTGTTCTGGCAGGAGCCACCGACACACTCAGGACCGGTCAGCGGATCCGCCTTGATGGAAACCACGGCATCATCGAACTGCTGGAGAATGATTGA
- a CDS encoding ATP-binding protein: MKREGPFDGVYVRLGSTNRKADQDLITELQRSVSGISFDEMPMPDLSSDDLDIEAARRQFRGRKEVNEEEILTLKLLVPVQGKLAPTIGGMLLFGKKREYYFPDAWIQCGRFIGIDKAYIFDHIEIHEHLPDAAGSVMLFLKKHAFRGADISEIRRRDVWSIPLTILREAIINAIVHADYSQKGAPIRVSFFDDRIEIENPGILLPGMTIEDVKQGVSKIRNRVIARVFKELDLIEQWGSGFRRILREAEDLGLPEPEIIEVGMRVRVTVFLKEVLPIENIYRLVRERDAQPELRPELQPELEPELMQETKRESPLSHKVIIHLSIRDMGMSELVERVGHKSVSGELKKQVRYLLNLEYIEMTIPDKPNSKNQKYRLTAKGRKFLSQITSGK, encoded by the coding sequence GTGAAGAGGGAAGGTCCTTTTGATGGTGTGTATGTCAGGCTCGGCTCAACCAACCGTAAAGCGGATCAGGATCTGATCACTGAGCTTCAGCGGAGTGTCTCCGGTATCTCCTTTGATGAGATGCCAATGCCCGATCTCTCTTCAGATGATCTTGATATTGAGGCTGCCAGAAGACAATTCAGGGGTCGTAAGGAGGTAAACGAAGAAGAGATCCTCACGCTGAAGCTTCTGGTTCCGGTGCAGGGGAAGCTTGCCCCGACAATCGGCGGCATGCTCTTGTTTGGGAAGAAAAGAGAGTATTACTTCCCCGATGCCTGGATTCAGTGCGGGAGGTTCATCGGGATTGACAAGGCATACATCTTCGACCATATCGAGATACACGAACATCTTCCGGATGCGGCCGGGAGTGTGATGCTCTTTCTTAAAAAACATGCATTCAGAGGTGCAGATATCTCGGAGATCCGGCGTCGCGATGTCTGGAGCATCCCTCTCACCATCCTCCGTGAGGCAATTATCAACGCTATCGTCCATGCCGATTACTCCCAGAAGGGAGCACCGATCAGGGTGTCATTCTTTGATGACAGAATTGAGATCGAAAATCCAGGCATTCTCCTCCCGGGAATGACAATCGAGGACGTAAAACAGGGAGTGTCAAAGATACGAAACCGGGTTATCGCCAGGGTCTTCAAGGAGCTGGATCTCATCGAGCAGTGGGGCAGCGGGTTTCGCCGGATTTTACGGGAGGCAGAGGATCTTGGGCTGCCTGAGCCCGAGATCATAGAAGTGGGAATGCGGGTGAGGGTCACCGTGTTCCTGAAAGAAGTTCTTCCTATAGAAAACATATACAGACTTGTGCGTGAAAGAGATGCACAGCCTGAGTTGCGGCCGGAGTTACAGCCGGAGTTGGAGCCCGAGTTGATGCAGGAAACAAAGAGAGAGTCGCCACTTTCCCATAAAGTAATAATTCATCTCAGTATACGCGATATGGGCATGTCTGAACTTGTAGAGAGAGTAGGGCATAAGAGTGTTTCAGGAGAGCTTAAAAAACAAGTCAGATACCTGCTGAATCTTGAATATATCGAGATGACCATACCTGATAAGCCCAATAGTAAAAATCAGAAATACCGTTTAACAGCGAAAGGAAGAAAATTTCTATCCCAAATTACAAGCGGGAAATGA